The DNA region CGCCGAACGCGAGCCCGGGGTGGCCAGTGTGTCGGCCCCGGTCCGCGACGCCAAGGGTGCGGTGATTGCTGCGATTTCGGTGTCCGGACCCATCGACCGGATGGGCCGCCGACCCGGTGTCCGGTGGGCCGCCGATCTGCTGGCCGCCTCGGACGCGTTGACCCGCAGGCTCTAACGACGACCGCGGCGCAGCACGTAAGCGGCGGCGCCGACTGCGAATACCGCCACACCGGCCAGGATTGTCGAGACCGGCAGGGCGAACGCCAGCGTCAGACAGCCCAGCATCCCGAACACCGGCAGCAACCGGCGGGTCCGCCCCTCGGTGTCGCGCAGCGTGAAGGCCGACGCGTTGGCGATCGCGTAATACACCAGCACTCCGAACGACGAGAAGCCGATGGCGGCACGCAGGTCGAGGGTGGCCGCGAGCACCGCGACCACCACCCCCACCGCCAGCTCGGCGCGATGCGGCACCCCGAACCGTGGGTGCACGGCCGCCAAGGCCGGGGGCAGATGCCGATCCCGCGCCATCGCCAGGACGGTGCGGGACACCCCGAGCAGCAGCGCCAGCAGTGAGCCCACCGCGGCGATCACTGCGGCCAGCGCCACCACCGGCACCAAGACCGGCACCCCGGCCACCGTCACCGCCGCCACCAACGGGGCCGCCGAGGCGGCCAACCGCTGGGGGCCGAGGATCGCCAATACGGCCACTGCGACGGCGCCGTAACAGAGTGTGGTCAACGACAGGGCGATCAGGATCGCGCGCGGGATGACCCGGACCGGATCGCGCACCTCTTCGCCGAGTGTCGCGATGCGGGCGTACCCCGCGAACGCGAAGAACAACAGTGCGGCCGACTGCAATACCCCGGGAACGCTCGCGTCCTGCCCCGGGGCGACGCGGCCGGCCTCGGCCAGACCGGAGGTGAACACCGCGACCACGACGGCCGCGAGCACCGTCAGCACCACCCCGACGATCACCCGCGTCGCCAACGCCGACTTCTGCACGCCGAGATAGTTGACGACGGTGACGACGATCACGGCCGCGATCGCCATCGCCTGCGGACTCCCGGGCCACACGTAGTGCCCGACGGTCAACGCGATCGCCGCGCAGGACGCGGTCTTGCCGACGATGAAGCCCCACCCGGCCAGGTATCCCCAGAACTCGCCGAGGCGCTCTCGGCCGTAGACGTAGGTGCCGCCGGACACCGGGTACCGGATCGCCAGCCGCGCCGACGACACGGCATTGCAGTAGGCGATGATCGCCGCGAGCGCCAACCCGAGCAGCAAAGCGGGCCCGGCGGCCTGCGCGGCGGACGCGAGCGCGACGAAGATGCCGGCGCCCAGCATCGCCCCCAGGCCGATCGTCACGGCGTCGAGGAGGCCGAGCCTGCGGGGCAAGCCAACTGGGGCATCCGGGGGCGGGCCGGCGGTCATCGTGGCCGACCATACTGCGCGCTTGGCCCTTACGCACGGCAGCGACCTGGAACACTGTCGCGCATGGGAACCAATCAGCGCTCGCAGATCGTGATGTCCGAGGACGAGATCACCGAATTCGTCACCACCAGTCGCACCGGAACGTTGGCCACCATCGGTGCCGACGGGCAACCCCACCTGGTGGCCATGTGGTATGGGATCGTCGACGGGGAAATCTGGCTGGAGACCAAGATCAAGTCGCAGAAGGCCGTCAACCTGCGGCGCGATCCCCGGTTCACCTTCATGATCGAGACCGGTGACACCTACGACACCCTGCGCGGCGTGTCGTTCGAGGGCACCGTAGAGATCACCGACGAGCCGGACACCGTCTTCCGCGTGGGCGTCAGCGTGTGGGAGCGCTACACGGGGCCGTACACCGAGGACATGCGGGCGGGCGTCGACATGATGATGAACAAGAGGGTGGCCGTGCGATTGATCACCAACCGGGTCCGTTCCTGGGATCACCGCAAGTTGGGCTTGCCCGCCATGCCGATGTCCGGATCCACCGCCCCGCAGGCCTGATTCGCGGATCAGGACCTGCCGGCTGGTTGGTACCCCCGATGGGATTCGAACCCACGCTACCGCCGTGAGAGGGCGGCGTCCTAGGCCGCTAGACGACGGGGGCTAGAACTTCCGGAGGGTCAGCATAGCCGACCTTGCACAGCTGGCCTAATCCTCCGGATCACTTCGTTTCAGCTGGGGTACCAGGACTCGAACCTAGAACGACGGTACCAGAAACCGCTGTGTTGCCAATTACACCATACCCCATTTTCGACCCATCCTTGCTGGTGAGAGCGCTTTCGCCGCTGTAGGCGCCGATTCGGTGCGCTGACACCAGCCCTTCATGGGCCGACGAGCAGACTACCAAAGATTACCGGCACCTTTCACACCGGAGTCACCCGCCGCTGACCGGCAGGGCCGCCCGCGCCGCCCGCAGTCGGGCCAGACTGCGGTCGCGGCCCAACAACGCCAGCGATTCGAACAGCGGCGGGCTCACCAGCGAGCCGGTGACCGCCACCCGGACCGGACCGAAGGCCTTCCGCGGCTTGAGCGCCAGCTCGTCGATCAGGCTGGCCTTCAGCGCGGCCTCGATCGCCTCGGTGCTCCAGTCCCCCACGTCTTCGAGCGCCGCCACCGCGGCGTCGAGCACCGGGGCGGCCTCGGCCTTGAGTTCCTTGCCCGCGGCCTTCGGGTCGATCTCATAGGAGCGCTCGTCGAAGAACTTCAGCAGCGTCCAGGCGTCGCCGAGCACCACCACGCGGGTCTGCACCAACCGCGCCGCCTCGCCGAAACCGGCGTCGTCGAGTCCGGTGTCGTGGCCGTGGTCGGTGAAGTAGTCGCGCAATCGAGCGGTGAAGTCGTCCTCGTCGAGCAGCCGGAGGTGTTCGGCGTTGAGGGCGTCGGCCTTCTTCTGATCGAACCGGGCCGGATTCGAGTTGACGTCGACCACGTCGAAGGCCGCGATCATCTCCTCGATGCTGAAGATGTCCCGGTCATCGGCGATCGACCAGCCCAGCAGCGCAAGATAATTCAGCAGGCCCTCGGGGATGAAGCCCCGCTCCCGGTGCAGGAACAGGTTGGACTCCGGATCGCGCTTGGACAGTTTCTTGTTGCCCTCGCCGAGCACCGGCGGCAGGTGACCGAACTGCGGGGTCTCCTCGGCAACGCCGATCCGGATCAGGGCCGAATACAACGCCAACTGCCGCGGTGTGGACGGCAGCAGATCCTCGCCGCGCAGCACGTGGCTGATCTTCATCAACGCGTCGTCGACGGGATTGACCAAGGTGTACAACGGATCCCCGCTGCCGCGAGTCAACGCGAAATCAGGCACCGAGCCCGCCGGGTAGGTCGTCTCACCTCGGACCAGATCGTGCCAGGTCAGGTCGGCATCGGGCATCCGCAGGCGCACAACGGGTTTGCGGCCCTCGGCCAGGTAGCCCGCTCGTTGCTCCGCGGTGAGGTCGCGGTCGAAGTTGTCGTAACCGAGTTTCGGGCTGCGGCCGGCCGCGATATGGCGGGCCTCGACCTCCTCGGCGGTGGAGAACGCCTCGTAGGCCTCCCCCGCCGCGAGCAACCGGTCGATCACGTCGAGGTAGATCTCGCGTCGCTGCGACTGCCGGTACGGACCGTAGGGTCCGCCCACTTCGGGCCCCTCGTCCCAGTCCAGGCCCAACCAACGCAGCGCATCGAGCAGCGCCTGATAGCTCTCCTCGTTGTCGCGCGCGGCGTCGGTGTCCTCGATGCGGAACACGAACGTGCCGCCGGTGTGCCGAGCGTAGGCCCAGTTGAACAGCGCCGTACGGATCAGGCCGACATGCGGCGTGCCGGTCGGTGACGGACAGAACCGGACCCGCACATTCGAAGTGGACGACGTCATTATTTTCCTTTACGCACAACGGGATTGGTCAACGTGCCGATCCCTGAGACGGTGATGCTGACGGTGTCGCCGTCCTCGATCGGTCCAACCCCCTCCGGAGTACCGGTGAGGATCAGATCGCCGGGCAGCAGCGTCATCACCTTCGAAACCCATTCGACGATGGCGCCGACGTCGTGGATCATCAGCGCGGTGTTGGACTGCTGGCGCACCTGACCGTTGACCGTGGTCTGCAGGTCCAGGTTGGCCGGGTCGAGGTCGGTGACGATCCACGGACCCACCGGGCAGAAGGTGTCATGGCCCTTGGCGCGCATCCACTGGCCGTCCTGCTGCTGCTGATCGCGCGCCGAGACGTCGTTAGCAATCGTGTAACCGAGGATGTTCTCGGCGGCCCGGGGGGCCGGAACGTCCTTGCAGGGCCGGCCGATGACGACGGCCAATTCGCCCTCGTGATGCACCGGGTTGGCATCGGCGGGCAGTTGGATGGCCACCCCGGGCCCGA from Mycolicibacterium sp. MU0053 includes:
- a CDS encoding fumarylacetoacetate hydrolase family protein; this translates as MRLGRIASPDGVAFVSIEGDAGQETCREIAEHPFGTPTFTGRSWPLADIRLLAPILASKVICLGKNYAAHAEEMGGTAPEDPVIFLKPNTAIIGPGVAIQLPADANPVHHEGELAVVIGRPCKDVPAPRAAENILGYTIANDVSARDQQQQDGQWMRAKGHDTFCPVGPWIVTDLDPANLDLQTTVNGQVRQQSNTALMIHDVGAIVEWVSKVMTLLPGDLILTGTPEGVGPIEDGDTVSITVSGIGTLTNPVVRKGK
- a CDS encoding PPOX class F420-dependent oxidoreductase, which gives rise to MGTNQRSQIVMSEDEITEFVTTSRTGTLATIGADGQPHLVAMWYGIVDGEIWLETKIKSQKAVNLRRDPRFTFMIETGDTYDTLRGVSFEGTVEITDEPDTVFRVGVSVWERYTGPYTEDMRAGVDMMMNKRVAVRLITNRVRSWDHRKLGLPAMPMSGSTAPQA
- the gltX gene encoding glutamate--tRNA ligase, translated to MTSSTSNVRVRFCPSPTGTPHVGLIRTALFNWAYARHTGGTFVFRIEDTDAARDNEESYQALLDALRWLGLDWDEGPEVGGPYGPYRQSQRREIYLDVIDRLLAAGEAYEAFSTAEEVEARHIAAGRSPKLGYDNFDRDLTAEQRAGYLAEGRKPVVRLRMPDADLTWHDLVRGETTYPAGSVPDFALTRGSGDPLYTLVNPVDDALMKISHVLRGEDLLPSTPRQLALYSALIRIGVAEETPQFGHLPPVLGEGNKKLSKRDPESNLFLHRERGFIPEGLLNYLALLGWSIADDRDIFSIEEMIAAFDVVDVNSNPARFDQKKADALNAEHLRLLDEDDFTARLRDYFTDHGHDTGLDDAGFGEAARLVQTRVVVLGDAWTLLKFFDERSYEIDPKAAGKELKAEAAPVLDAAVAALEDVGDWSTEAIEAALKASLIDELALKPRKAFGPVRVAVTGSLVSPPLFESLALLGRDRSLARLRAARAALPVSGG
- a CDS encoding APC family permease — translated: MTAGPPPDAPVGLPRRLGLLDAVTIGLGAMLGAGIFVALASAAQAAGPALLLGLALAAIIAYCNAVSSARLAIRYPVSGGTYVYGRERLGEFWGYLAGWGFIVGKTASCAAIALTVGHYVWPGSPQAMAIAAVIVVTVVNYLGVQKSALATRVIVGVVLTVLAAVVVAVFTSGLAEAGRVAPGQDASVPGVLQSAALLFFAFAGYARIATLGEEVRDPVRVIPRAILIALSLTTLCYGAVAVAVLAILGPQRLAASAAPLVAAVTVAGVPVLVPVVALAAVIAAVGSLLALLLGVSRTVLAMARDRHLPPALAAVHPRFGVPHRAELAVGVVVAVLAATLDLRAAIGFSSFGVLVYYAIANASAFTLRDTEGRTRRLLPVFGMLGCLTLAFALPVSTILAGVAVFAVGAAAYVLRRGRR